The DNA sequence CGGCACGGATGATTAAACAAGAACGGCCCGCTATTTCGATAGCGGGCCGTTTTTTTATGGGCTCAGGTTGCCTTGATCGGTTCCCACGTGAGCGGATGGGGTTCGGGAGTGGGCTGGGCCCAGTTTTCCGACAGGTTGATGTAGTCCACCAATTCCCTTAAGCGGCCGTGATCGCGGGCGTTGAAGGTAAACGCCAGTCGTGTCAAATGACTGAACCGGGCTTCGTCGTGCTCCTCGCCGCTGTAGTCATGTTGATGAAAACAGTCGTTCAGGCACAGGTCGGCAAATTCTCCCTGCATTTGCTGCAGCGCCTGCTCGCTGAGCTTGTGATTCATGCGAATCACGAACTGGTGCTTGAGCCAGCGGCTGGAGTGGAAGTTGCGATAGAACTGGTTGATCTCCTCCACGGCTTCTTCGGCGTTGTACACCAGGCGCATCAATTTCATGTCAGTGGGCAGGATGTAGCGGTTTTCCTCCAGTTGCTCGCGGATGAAATCCAGGGCGCCTTGCCAGAACTTGCCCCCTGGAACATCCAGCAGTACCACCGGCACCAAGGGGCTTTTGCCCGTCTGTACCAGCGTCAGGACTTCCAACGCTTCATCGAGGGTGCCAAAGCCGCCCGGGCAGAGCACCAGTGCATCGGCCTCCTTGACGAAGAACAGTTTGCGGGTGAAGAAGAAGTGGAACGGCAGAAGGTTCGGCGTGCCTTCCACGGTCGGGTTGGCGTGTTGTTCGAAGGGCAGGGTGATGTTGAAGCCCAGGCTGTGGTCGCGCCCCGCGCCTTCATGGGCGGCGGCCATGATGCCACCGCCGGCACCGGTGATGACCATCATGTCCGAACGGGCCAGCGCCGCCCCCAGCTCTCGAGCCAGGCCGTACAGCGGGTGTTCGATGGGTGTGCGGGCCGAGCCAAAGACCGTGACCTTGCGTCGGCCCTTGAACTGTTCGAGCGTGCGGAACGCGTGCTCCAGTTCTCGTAGGGCCTGCAAGGTGATCTTGGCATTCCAGCGGTTGTGATCTTCCTGGGCCATGCGCAGCACGGTCAGGATCATGTCGCGGTAGATGGGGAGGTTCGGGCTGTTGGGTGATACCAGGTTGAGTTGCTCTTCGACCTTGCGGGTGAGGTCGTGGCCATGGCTCTCAAAATGACGACTGAGCAGGTCATTCGGTTTATAAGGCATTCAACTTCTCCTTCTTAACAGGACCCCGGCCCGAACGAGAGATTCGTCAGGGCCACGACACACCGTGTGTCGTTGTCGGCCCAGGCCCGTGCCTGGACGTTCGACCTGGCTCGACGCGATCTATGGCAGGCGATCAAGCCATCCTGCGGGTCCTGCTTTTTCCTTGAATGAAAGAACAATCA is a window from the Pseudomonas brassicacearum genome containing:
- a CDS encoding TIGR00730 family Rossman fold protein — its product is MPYKPNDLLSRHFESHGHDLTRKVEEQLNLVSPNSPNLPIYRDMILTVLRMAQEDHNRWNAKITLQALRELEHAFRTLEQFKGRRKVTVFGSARTPIEHPLYGLARELGAALARSDMMVITGAGGGIMAAAHEGAGRDHSLGFNITLPFEQHANPTVEGTPNLLPFHFFFTRKLFFVKEADALVLCPGGFGTLDEALEVLTLVQTGKSPLVPVVLLDVPGGKFWQGALDFIREQLEENRYILPTDMKLMRLVYNAEEAVEEINQFYRNFHSSRWLKHQFVIRMNHKLSEQALQQMQGEFADLCLNDCFHQHDYSGEEHDEARFSHLTRLAFTFNARDHGRLRELVDYINLSENWAQPTPEPHPLTWEPIKAT